A window of the Gloeobacter morelensis MG652769 genome harbors these coding sequences:
- a CDS encoding glycosyltransferase, whose translation MTHFGIVAPAADGHSRPMAALGRELIARGHRCTFFAVQDWEKKVLAEGLEFAAIGREEYPPGSWPEVLIRLGRTDGLENFNFTIATYRSEAQILCREVPALAKSLGVEALLVDQSEPAGATVADRLGLPYITVCCALMLNQEDTVPPPVFGWRHEGGVWARLRNRLGYALLNRISGSIWKVLVDARNEWGLPPQAGYNDTCSKLAQISQQPRDFEYPRRELPDSFHFCGPLRSPMGPQATDFPWERLDGRPLVFGSLGTLQNRKPRLLRLMASACADLDVQLVLAHLGAVDEEEASALPGRPIAVRWAPQMQILSKASLCITHCGLNTVLESLSFAVPMVGLPVAHDQPGTASRIDWTGTGVVLEHRKLNESGLRLAVQRVLGDPNFARAAISLRQSILEAGGVARAGDVCELAARTCKPVVSPPC comes from the coding sequence ATGACTCACTTTGGGATCGTCGCCCCGGCCGCTGACGGGCATAGCCGCCCGATGGCGGCCTTGGGCCGCGAGCTTATCGCCCGTGGCCACCGGTGCACGTTTTTCGCGGTGCAGGACTGGGAGAAGAAGGTGCTCGCCGAGGGACTGGAGTTCGCGGCGATCGGCCGTGAGGAATACCCCCCAGGGAGCTGGCCAGAGGTGCTGATTCGGTTGGGCCGCACGGACGGACTGGAAAATTTCAACTTCACCATCGCCACCTACCGCTCTGAGGCCCAAATCCTTTGCAGAGAAGTCCCGGCGTTGGCCAAGTCGCTGGGCGTCGAGGCGCTTCTGGTGGATCAGAGCGAACCGGCTGGCGCGACGGTTGCCGACCGACTCGGACTACCTTACATAACGGTGTGCTGCGCCCTGATGCTGAACCAGGAAGACACCGTGCCACCCCCGGTTTTCGGCTGGCGGCACGAAGGTGGGGTTTGGGCCAGGTTGCGCAATCGCTTGGGCTATGCGTTGCTCAACCGGATCTCCGGCTCCATCTGGAAAGTGCTGGTCGATGCGCGCAACGAGTGGGGGCTGCCCCCGCAGGCCGGGTACAACGACACCTGCTCGAAACTCGCCCAGATCAGCCAGCAACCGCGTGATTTCGAGTACCCCCGGCGCGAACTTCCGGACAGCTTCCATTTCTGCGGGCCGCTTAGATCTCCTATGGGACCGCAGGCGACAGATTTCCCTTGGGAACGCCTGGACGGGAGACCGCTCGTGTTCGGGTCTTTGGGAACTTTGCAGAACCGCAAGCCGAGGCTCTTGAGGTTGATGGCCTCGGCTTGCGCGGATCTCGATGTCCAACTCGTGCTTGCCCACCTGGGGGCCGTTGACGAAGAGGAAGCATCCGCTCTACCCGGTCGACCGATCGCCGTGCGCTGGGCTCCCCAAATGCAGATCCTCTCGAAGGCGTCGCTGTGTATCACCCACTGTGGCCTCAACACGGTCCTGGAAAGTCTGAGCTTCGCGGTGCCGATGGTGGGTTTGCCGGTGGCTCACGATCAACCCGGTACCGCAAGCCGCATCGACTGGACCGGGACCGGTGTCGTTCTGGAGCATCGCAAGCTGAACGAGTCGGGTCTCCGCCTTGCGGTTCAGCGCGTCCTGGGCGATCCAAATTTTGCGCGCGCAGCAATTAGCCTTCGCCAATCGATCCTCGAAGCAGGAGGGGTCGCTAGAGCGGGGGATGTGTGCGAACTAGCAGCGCGCACGTGTAAGCCGGTTGTCAGCCCCCCCTGTTGA
- a CDS encoding helix-turn-helix transcriptional regulator, translating into MGTENSIPEENYSESSVSKEQRPLDSLSSVPLPLLGEFLSSSDFARQYIDDIEKFKNLSDLLVEHATELRSKLGVDYVILNEHFWEADCANTLADSAVQGFASRSNHPHKLSVFEPLLRLAGSPEGIELALKLNLSPSPNQICIEDLELFEEHPSLKGFREAWPWKADRALAFTPLVFGEFPFPGAIACIHSRPRAWPKTDCAAMLDAAKQISRAISKERALDRVVGQLQMRVNEYFRLFLPGNEELTNGELRVLAVLMKDGSENKEIAEQIGSTERAVKKHLLNMLEKTSCKNRTQLALWGQERVREAES; encoded by the coding sequence ATGGGTACTGAGAATTCAATTCCTGAAGAGAACTATTCCGAAAGCAGCGTGAGTAAAGAACAAAGACCTCTTGACAGTTTGTCCAGTGTACCACTGCCTTTGTTGGGTGAATTTTTGTCATCATCCGATTTCGCTCGTCAATACATAGACGATATCGAAAAGTTTAAAAACCTTTCAGATTTGCTTGTGGAACATGCAACCGAACTGAGATCCAAGCTTGGGGTCGATTATGTCATCCTCAATGAGCATTTTTGGGAAGCGGATTGTGCAAATACTCTTGCCGACAGTGCTGTGCAGGGTTTTGCAAGCCGCAGCAATCATCCACACAAACTGAGCGTCTTCGAACCGCTGTTGCGTCTTGCTGGTAGCCCAGAGGGTATCGAGTTAGCTTTGAAGCTCAACCTGTCTCCCTCTCCGAATCAAATTTGTATCGAAGATTTGGAGTTGTTCGAAGAGCACCCCTCTCTGAAGGGCTTCAGGGAAGCCTGGCCTTGGAAGGCGGATCGCGCGCTGGCCTTTACGCCCTTGGTTTTCGGAGAGTTTCCATTTCCCGGGGCGATCGCCTGCATTCACTCCCGACCCAGGGCGTGGCCGAAAACGGACTGCGCAGCCATGCTCGACGCTGCCAAACAGATCAGCAGAGCTATCAGCAAAGAACGCGCACTGGACCGTGTTGTGGGCCAGCTTCAAATGAGAGTAAACGAGTATTTCAGACTTTTTCTGCCCGGAAACGAAGAACTGACAAACGGAGAATTGAGGGTTTTGGCTGTGCTGATGAAAGACGGCTCCGAAAACAAGGAAATAGCGGAGCAGATTGGCAGTACCGAGCGTGCCGTCAAGAAACACCTCCTCAATATGCTCGAAAAAACTAGTTGCAAAAACCGTACGCAGCTCGCGCTATGGGGCCAAGAACGCGTAAGAGAAGCAGAAAGCTAA
- a CDS encoding helix-turn-helix domain-containing protein, producing MIVQEGGSGGKEATLEGYWSPSEISQSLGIHRQTVVDAINGIGRYPGALPAIRFGQLLYVPDAHARAFMDWFATGEVVELDSSEEEEKVYWTTDEIARAIGKHRSTVIKAITGRGGKYDSKLPATKVQGKTWLVKDADAREFIEKHITRGT from the coding sequence GTGATCGTGCAAGAGGGCGGTTCTGGCGGAAAAGAAGCCACTTTGGAAGGGTACTGGTCGCCCTCGGAAATCTCGCAATCTTTGGGAATCCACCGACAAACCGTGGTGGATGCCATCAACGGCATCGGGAGGTACCCAGGTGCTCTTCCCGCGATCCGTTTCGGCCAGTTGCTCTATGTCCCCGATGCCCATGCCAGGGCATTCATGGACTGGTTTGCCACAGGAGAGGTTGTGGAGCTCGACTCGTCGGAAGAGGAAGAGAAGGTTTATTGGACTACCGACGAAATCGCACGCGCCATCGGCAAACATCGTTCTACCGTCATAAAAGCAATCACCGGCCGCGGGGGTAAGTACGACTCGAAATTGCCAGCAACCAAAGTCCAGGGCAAAACTTGGCTCGTCAAAGACGCAGACGCACGAGAGTTTATTGAGAAACATATCACCAGAGGTACGTAG
- a CDS encoding cob(I)yrinic acid a,c-diamide adenosyltransferase: MDSLLPKAPAAIGCTVDHCQQNNLFATVPSPPGEIHIHCYPDRCFPTSIVAAALRSAAQGINVMFAQLLANGPEQGPDLPIHLGPCFFWVRPALTRTVEHSMLGETERRAVVAMWQYLLVRSGTFDLIVLDEIGLAIHLGLLCEQDVARFLITRPPHQDVVLCGSAIPASFERLASHWTESRSSEYSEELRL, encoded by the coding sequence ATGGATAGTTTACTGCCGAAAGCACCTGCCGCAATAGGTTGCACAGTCGACCATTGCCAGCAAAACAACCTTTTCGCAACGGTTCCAAGCCCACCGGGCGAAATCCACATCCACTGTTACCCGGATCGGTGCTTTCCTACCTCAATCGTCGCTGCGGCACTGCGCTCGGCGGCCCAAGGAATCAACGTGATGTTTGCACAGTTGCTTGCCAACGGCCCCGAGCAAGGGCCGGATCTTCCGATCCACCTCGGTCCGTGCTTCTTTTGGGTTCGCCCTGCTCTGACCCGAACCGTGGAACACTCGATGCTCGGCGAAACAGAGCGTCGGGCAGTCGTGGCGATGTGGCAGTATCTCTTGGTTCGCTCTGGCACTTTCGATCTAATTGTTCTAGATGAGATCGGGTTGGCGATCCATCTGGGCTTGCTCTGCGAGCAGGACGTCGCTCGATTCCTGATCACCCGACCGCCCCATCAGGACGTGGTGCTCTGTGGCAGCGCCATACCAGCTTCCTTTGAGCGGTTGGCCTCTCATTGGACAGAGAGCCGCTCCTCCGAATATTCGGAGGAGCTAAGGTTGTGA